A portion of the Calothrix sp. 336/3 genome contains these proteins:
- a CDS encoding amidohydrolase family protein, whose product MTIALERPQKKTRSAEIRAQLGYPIIDTDVHTQEFPPAFLDYLEQVAGSAIAEKFQEHLPGSSRSKWFQQSWEERKAYRTTRPPFWTRPTNDALNLATISLPKLLHERLQEAGTDFAVVYPNLATMAPHIGHPDMRQAVCRAANTYHADIFRPYSDRLTPIASIPMHTPEEAIAELEYAVKVLKLKAIQIPGHVRRPIPAFEKYGEEVANEAIWIDTFGLDSKYDYDPFWAKCVELKVVPTTHSSGMGWINRRSISNYQYNHIGHFASAGEALCKSLFFGGVTHRFPTLKFAFLEGGSAWGTSLYADLIWHWETRNKDHMLEHNDPAKINREELIEYYLRYGGELVDGRLSKLGSGLGFHANLLSPIDPGDLDEFAKAGVKTPEDVRSRFLNHFYFGTESDDTRVAHAFNRNANPYGDRVKAFLGSDSGHWDVPDITAVTANSYSFVERGIISEEDLQYFLSIHPLELYTSLNRDFFKGTVVEKAADEFLGTEG is encoded by the coding sequence ATGACTATTGCACTGGAACGTCCCCAGAAAAAAACACGATCGGCAGAAATTCGCGCACAGTTGGGTTATCCCATCATTGATACAGATGTACATACCCAGGAATTCCCCCCAGCATTTTTAGATTATTTAGAGCAAGTTGCAGGAAGCGCGATCGCGGAAAAATTCCAAGAACATTTACCTGGTTCATCCCGTTCTAAATGGTTTCAGCAAAGTTGGGAAGAACGTAAAGCTTATCGTACTACCCGCCCTCCTTTTTGGACTCGTCCGACGAATGATGCTTTAAATTTAGCTACGATTAGCTTACCCAAGTTGCTGCATGAGCGCTTACAAGAAGCAGGTACAGATTTTGCTGTAGTGTACCCAAATTTAGCAACGATGGCACCCCATATTGGTCATCCCGATATGCGGCAAGCTGTATGTAGAGCTGCAAATACCTACCATGCAGATATTTTCCGTCCTTACTCTGACCGCTTAACGCCAATTGCTAGTATTCCGATGCATACTCCCGAAGAGGCGATCGCGGAGTTGGAATATGCTGTAAAGGTGTTGAAATTAAAAGCAATTCAAATTCCTGGTCATGTGCGTCGTCCTATCCCAGCTTTTGAAAAGTATGGGGAAGAAGTCGCGAATGAGGCAATTTGGATTGATACCTTTGGCTTGGATAGCAAATATGACTACGATCCATTCTGGGCAAAGTGTGTAGAACTTAAAGTTGTTCCCACTACTCATTCCAGTGGTATGGGTTGGATTAATCGCCGCTCTATTTCTAACTACCAGTACAATCACATTGGTCACTTTGCTTCTGCGGGTGAAGCATTATGTAAATCTCTGTTTTTTGGTGGAGTTACTCACCGTTTCCCCACCTTAAAGTTTGCCTTTTTAGAAGGTGGTTCAGCTTGGGGTACTAGTTTATATGCTGATTTAATTTGGCATTGGGAAACCCGCAACAAAGACCATATGCTGGAACATAACGACCCCGCTAAGATTAATCGTGAAGAACTGATTGAATATTATCTCCGCTATGGTGGTGAGTTAGTAGATGGTCGCTTAAGTAAACTAGGTAGTGGTTTGGGTTTCCATGCTAACTTGTTATCTCCCATCGATCCGGGTGATTTAGATGAATTTGCTAAAGCGGGAGTTAAGACTCCAGAAGATGTGCGATCGCGCTTTTTGAATCACTTCTATTTTGGTACAGAGTCAGATGATACTCGTGTAGCTCATGCCTTTAACCGGAACGCAAATCCCTATGGTGATAGAGTTAAAGCTTTCTTGGGTTCTGATTCTGGTCATTGGGATGTACCCGATATTACTGCTGTAACTGCGAATTCCTACTCATTTGTTGAGCGGGGAATTATCAGCGAAGAAGATTTACAATATTTCCTCTCTATTCATCCATTGGAGTTGTATACCAGCCTGAATCGGGATTTCTTCAAGGGTACGGTTGTGGAGAAAGCAGCAGATGAGTTTTTAGGGACTGAGGGCTAG
- a CDS encoding amidohydrolase family protein — translation MTIALERPLQKTKSAKIREQLGYPVIDTDVHTQEFEPAVLDYLEQVGGTEITERFKERLPGASRFKWYEQNWEERFAYRTNRPNWWGRPTKNTLNLATISLPKLLHERLQEAGTDFAVVYPNLATMAPNIGNDEMRRAVCRAINIYHADIFRPYSDRLTPIAAIPMHTPEEAIAELEYAVKVLGLKAIQIPGYVRRPIPAFEKYGKEVANEVVWIDNFGLDSEYDYDPFWAKCVELKVVPTTHASSQGWTTQRSVTNAQYNHINHFAFAAEALCKSLFFGGVTRRFPTLKFAFMEGGSAWGASLYADIIWHWETRNKQHLLTHNNPAIIDRQELLELYTRYGGELVEGRLDKLGDGLGFHSQLFAPQDPGELDEFALAGIEKPEDVRDRFLNHFYFGTESDDTRVSQAFNRAALPFGDRVKAFLGSDAGHWDVPDITAVTANAYSMFEREIISEEDLRYFLSTHPLELYTSLNRDFFKDTAVEKDAEKYLASIGR, via the coding sequence ATGACGATCGCATTAGAACGTCCGCTACAAAAAACAAAGTCGGCAAAAATTCGCGAACAGTTAGGTTATCCGGTAATTGATACTGATGTTCATACCCAGGAATTTGAACCAGCAGTTTTGGATTATTTAGAGCAAGTTGGGGGAACGGAAATTACAGAGCGCTTTAAGGAGCGTTTACCGGGTGCTTCTCGGTTTAAATGGTATGAGCAAAATTGGGAAGAACGTTTCGCTTATCGTACAAATCGCCCTAATTGGTGGGGTCGTCCAACCAAGAATACCCTAAATTTGGCGACCATTAGTTTACCGAAATTACTCCACGAACGCTTACAAGAAGCAGGTACAGATTTTGCCGTTGTTTATCCTAACTTGGCAACAATGGCTCCCAATATCGGTAACGACGAAATGCGTCGGGCTGTATGTCGTGCCATTAATATCTACCATGCAGATATTTTCCGTCCCTATAGCGATCGCCTGACTCCCATTGCAGCTATTCCCATGCATACGCCAGAAGAAGCGATCGCAGAGTTAGAATATGCGGTTAAAGTACTGGGATTAAAAGCCATTCAAATCCCCGGTTACGTGCGTCGTCCGATTCCTGCCTTTGAGAAGTATGGAAAGGAAGTAGCCAACGAGGTAGTTTGGATTGATAACTTTGGCTTAGATAGCGAATATGATTATGACCCATTCTGGGCGAAGTGTGTCGAGTTAAAAGTTGTTCCTACCACCCATGCTTCTAGCCAAGGTTGGACAACTCAACGCTCTGTTACCAACGCACAATACAATCACATCAATCACTTTGCCTTTGCTGCGGAAGCTTTATGCAAATCCCTATTTTTTGGTGGTGTCACCCGTCGTTTCCCCACGCTCAAATTTGCCTTTATGGAAGGTGGTTCAGCTTGGGGTGCGAGTTTGTATGCAGATATTATTTGGCATTGGGAAACCCGCAATAAGCAACATTTGTTAACTCATAACAACCCTGCTATTATCGATCGCCAAGAATTATTAGAACTCTACACCCGTTATGGTGGAGAATTGGTAGAAGGTCGTTTAGATAAATTGGGTGATGGTTTAGGATTCCACAGTCAACTTTTTGCACCCCAAGACCCCGGTGAATTAGATGAATTTGCCCTTGCAGGTATTGAGAAGCCCGAAGATGTGCGCGATCGCTTCCTCAATCACTTCTACTTTGGTACAGAATCCGATGATACTCGTGTTTCCCAAGCCTTTAACCGGGCTGCATTACCTTTTGGTGATAGAGTCAAGGCATTTTTAGGTTCCGATGCTGGTCACTGGGATGTACCAGATATTACTGCTGTCACTGCCAACGCTTACAGTATGTTTGAACGGGAAATTATCAGCGAAGAAGACCTACGCTATTTCCTCTCCACCCATCCATTGGAATTGTACACCAGCCTCAATCGTGACTTTTTCAAAGATACAGCAGTTGAGAAAGACGCAGAGAAATATTTGGCAAGTATCGGTAGATAA
- the groES gene encoding co-chaperone GroES, translating into MAAITLGVATLSPLGDRVFIKVGASEEKTAGGILLPDVAKEKPQIGEIVAVGPGKRNDDGSRQTPDIKVGDRVLYSKYAGTDIKLGTEEYVLLSEKDILAIVA; encoded by the coding sequence ATGGCGGCTATAACTTTAGGTGTAGCAACTCTTAGCCCTTTAGGCGATCGCGTTTTTATTAAGGTGGGTGCATCTGAAGAAAAAACCGCAGGGGGTATCCTGTTACCAGATGTAGCAAAAGAGAAACCCCAGATAGGTGAAATTGTTGCTGTTGGTCCAGGAAAACGCAACGATGATGGTTCCCGACAAACACCAGATATCAAAGTGGGCGATCGCGTTCTTTACTCCAAATATGCAGGTACTGATATCAAGCTGGGTACTGAGGAGTATGTCTTACTCTCAGAAAAAGACATTTTGGCAATTGTGGCTTAA
- a CDS encoding LLM class flavin-dependent oxidoreductase, producing the protein MSTSKKQLRLGAFLMSSGHHLAAWRYPDARADGGLSFEHYKHIAQTAERGKFDMIFFADGVAVRDRGQGREVLSRTGHLVHFEPLTLLSALSVVTENIGLAATVSTTYNEPFHLARKFASLDYLSNGRAGWNLVTSASNAEAQNFNRDKHLEHAPRYDRAREFVDVVTKLWDSWEDNAFLRDKESGVYFEPDKLHIPNHKGEHFSVRGPLNVARPPQGYPVIIQAGSSEDGKNLAAQTAEVIFTAQQTLEDAQAFYSDVKGRVAKYGRNPDHLKIMPGIFPVIGRTEAEAKEKFDRIQELIHPQVGLSLLTGMLGEVDLSSYPLDGPLPDLPHTELHQSRQQLLIETARRENFTIRQLYLWIAGARGHWTIWGTPSQIADKLEEWFVNGGADGFNIMPPYLPGGLEEFVDLVIPELQRRGLFRTEYEGRTLRENLGLPRPENQFVRTVSELVA; encoded by the coding sequence ATGAGTACGAGTAAAAAGCAGTTGAGACTGGGTGCATTTTTGATGAGTTCTGGTCATCATTTAGCAGCTTGGCGTTATCCAGATGCAAGAGCAGATGGGGGTTTGAGCTTCGAGCATTATAAGCATATTGCCCAGACGGCGGAAAGGGGCAAATTTGATATGATTTTCTTTGCTGACGGGGTTGCTGTCAGAGATAGGGGTCAAGGTAGAGAAGTATTAAGTCGTACGGGACATCTGGTTCATTTTGAACCTCTAACTTTGCTCTCTGCATTATCGGTTGTCACAGAAAATATTGGGTTAGCAGCAACTGTATCAACTACCTATAACGAACCCTTTCACCTAGCCCGTAAATTTGCATCTTTAGATTATTTAAGTAATGGTCGTGCCGGCTGGAATCTTGTGACTTCTGCTAGTAATGCGGAAGCGCAAAACTTCAACCGTGACAAGCATCTGGAACATGCACCCCGCTACGATCGCGCTCGTGAGTTTGTGGATGTTGTCACCAAACTTTGGGACAGTTGGGAAGATAATGCATTTCTGCGGGATAAGGAATCTGGTGTTTACTTTGAGCCAGATAAATTACATATTCCTAACCATAAAGGCGAACATTTTTCTGTCCGTGGTCCCCTTAATGTTGCTCGTCCACCCCAAGGCTATCCAGTTATCATCCAAGCTGGTTCCTCCGAAGATGGTAAAAATCTCGCAGCCCAAACCGCAGAGGTAATTTTCACGGCACAACAAACCCTGGAAGATGCCCAAGCTTTTTACTCGGATGTGAAAGGACGAGTGGCGAAATACGGACGTAACCCCGACCACCTTAAAATCATGCCGGGGATATTCCCGGTAATTGGCAGAACTGAAGCTGAAGCCAAAGAAAAATTTGATCGCATTCAAGAATTAATCCATCCCCAGGTGGGATTAAGCTTACTCACCGGAATGTTGGGCGAAGTCGATTTATCTAGCTACCCGTTAGATGGACCATTGCCAGATTTACCCCATACCGAACTCCACCAAAGCCGCCAACAATTATTAATTGAAACTGCCCGCAGAGAGAATTTTACAATTCGCCAATTATATTTATGGATTGCGGGAGCGCGAGGACATTGGACAATTTGGGGTACACCATCACAAATAGCTGACAAGTTAGAAGAATGGTTCGTTAATGGTGGAGCCGACGGTTTTAATATCATGCCACCTTATTTACCAGGTGGTTTAGAGGAATTTGTGGATTTAGTCATACCCGAATTGCAACGTCGGGGACTATTCCGCACCGAGTACGAAGGACGTACCCTACGAGAAAATCTCGGTTTACCCCGTCCAGAGAATCAGTTTGTCAGGACAGTTTCTGAATTAGTTGCTTAG
- a CDS encoding TauD/TfdA family dioxygenase, giving the protein MTSQYFDIKPIAGRIGAKIIGLDLSSHLSDAIISDIRKALVKYKVIFFRNQEKLDASGQVAFARRFGEVTTAHPTVPSLPDNPEVLDLNYGKTVARANNWHTDVTFVDRPPLGSVLRALVIPPAGGDTVWANSVTAYQDLPDALRNLADELWAVHSNAYDYAAATVDLPEEVRAYRDVFTSTVYETLHPVVRVHPESGERGLFIGGFVRRLRGLSTTESDDIIRLLQAYITRPENTVRWRWQVGDVAFWDNRATQHYAIADYGDQPRHVQRVTIVGDIPVGIDGKQSQAIKGDASAYNRVLATA; this is encoded by the coding sequence ATGACCTCTCAATACTTTGATATCAAACCAATTGCTGGACGTATCGGCGCTAAAATCATTGGTCTTGACTTAAGTTCCCATCTCAGCGATGCAATTATCAGCGATATTCGCAAAGCCTTAGTCAAATACAAAGTCATATTCTTTCGCAATCAAGAAAAACTGGATGCTAGCGGACAAGTTGCCTTTGCTCGCAGATTTGGCGAAGTTACTACCGCACATCCCACAGTACCTTCTTTGCCAGACAATCCCGAAGTTTTAGACCTAAATTACGGTAAAACTGTCGCTCGTGCAAATAATTGGCATACTGATGTCACATTTGTAGATCGTCCTCCCCTTGGTTCTGTTCTCCGCGCACTTGTTATACCTCCTGCTGGCGGTGATACTGTTTGGGCAAACTCAGTGACAGCATACCAAGATTTACCTGATGCTTTACGTAATCTTGCTGATGAGCTTTGGGCTGTACATAGCAACGCCTATGACTATGCAGCAGCAACAGTAGACCTTCCCGAAGAAGTGAGAGCTTATCGAGATGTGTTTACGTCGACTGTGTATGAAACCTTACACCCAGTAGTGCGCGTCCATCCGGAGTCTGGAGAACGGGGATTGTTTATTGGTGGTTTCGTGCGTCGTCTACGTGGTTTATCAACAACGGAATCTGACGATATTATTCGGTTATTGCAAGCTTATATTACTCGTCCAGAAAATACAGTCCGTTGGCGTTGGCAAGTTGGAGATGTGGCTTTTTGGGATAATCGGGCTACCCAACATTATGCGATCGCAGATTACGGAGACCAACCCCGTCATGTGCAACGAGTCACGATTGTCGGTGATATTCCTGTGGGTATTGATGGCAAACAAAGTCAGGCAATTAAGGGAGATGCTTCTGCATACAACCGAGTGTTAGCAACTGCCTAA
- a CDS encoding class I SAM-dependent methyltransferase, which produces MLTTTSTYDPTLFQGAAWYYARYRTQYPQALFDLFANIFQLDGKGRLLDLGCGAGLVTIPFANRFAEVVGLDPDADMLKEAQEQADAAGITNIRWIHDRAESISEDLGKFQVVTMGRSFHWMQRELVLSKLDSLLVENGVIVILKTNENVWESEHPWKKTVVAVVKRWLGERRRTGQGGEGTWKPLEESHEQVLLRSPFSSLSTYEVKIQKSWTIDSYIGYIYSTAFGLPSFFGNNREQFEQDLRTSLLAVEPSGEFFEELPITALVAKRA; this is translated from the coding sequence ATGTTGACAACAACTTCTACTTACGACCCAACTCTATTTCAAGGTGCTGCTTGGTACTATGCTCGTTACCGTACTCAGTACCCCCAAGCTTTATTTGATTTGTTTGCTAATATCTTCCAACTCGATGGGAAAGGACGATTACTCGATCTAGGGTGTGGTGCGGGATTAGTTACTATTCCCTTTGCAAATCGGTTTGCAGAAGTAGTAGGACTCGATCCAGATGCAGATATGCTCAAAGAAGCTCAAGAGCAAGCTGATGCTGCGGGGATAACTAATATTCGTTGGATTCACGATCGCGCTGAGTCGATTTCTGAAGATTTGGGAAAGTTTCAAGTTGTGACGATGGGACGCTCATTTCATTGGATGCAACGAGAATTAGTTTTATCAAAACTCGACTCTTTGCTAGTTGAGAATGGTGTAATAGTTATCCTCAAAACCAATGAAAATGTTTGGGAAAGTGAACATCCTTGGAAAAAAACAGTTGTAGCAGTAGTCAAACGTTGGTTAGGAGAACGACGACGCACGGGACAAGGTGGGGAAGGAACCTGGAAACCGTTAGAAGAATCCCACGAACAAGTTTTATTGCGATCGCCTTTCTCTAGTCTGAGTACCTATGAAGTAAAAATCCAAAAATCTTGGACAATTGATTCTTACATCGGCTATATCTATTCAACAGCATTTGGCTTACCTTCTTTCTTTGGTAACAACCGCGAACAGTTTGAACAAGATTTAAGAACATCTTTACTAGCTGTAGAACCTTCAGGAGAGTTTTTCGAGGAACTACCAATTACAGCTTTAGTTGCGAAAAGAGCATAG
- a CDS encoding sulfite exporter TauE/SafE family protein, translated as MPLIISVSMIVVAVLSIANRNAGVEPVERIPSRIAEIFAYIATFILGIYGGFFSGGYITLLTAAYIMLFRMTFVQAIATTKFINIFSSLSATLIFMTQGVINYKLGAILGLTMFIGGIIGGSISLSLSNLWLQRIYLSVVSLLAFITLRKSLQSNESN; from the coding sequence ATGCCGCTAATTATCTCAGTTTCCATGATTGTAGTTGCTGTGTTGTCGATCGCCAACCGAAATGCAGGAGTAGAACCAGTAGAGAGGATTCCTTCACGGATAGCAGAAATTTTCGCCTATATCGCTACCTTTATACTTGGTATTTATGGCGGCTTTTTTAGTGGTGGTTACATTACTTTGCTGACAGCCGCTTATATAATGCTGTTTCGCATGACATTTGTGCAAGCGATCGCTACTACTAAATTTATCAACATCTTTTCCTCGCTGTCTGCCACTTTAATTTTCATGACACAGGGTGTTATTAATTACAAACTAGGTGCAATTCTTGGTTTGACTATGTTTATCGGTGGAATCATTGGTGGAAGCATCAGCCTCAGCTTGAGTAATTTGTGGCTACAGCGTATTTACTTAAGTGTTGTCAGTCTTCTGGCATTTATCACACTTCGTAAATCTCTGCAATCAAATGAATCGAATTAG
- a CDS encoding aliphatic sulfonate ABC transporter substrate-binding protein: MSATFKPKIIRRLTLFFLSALFSVAASLMLVSCNEQSQNNTSEINPSEIKTQVLRMGYQQAGDLVRITKVLEKRLEPLGIKVEWAQFAQGPQLMEAMNVGKIDLGSVGETPPIFAQAAGAKIVYVAGRRRTEGSGKGSAIAVPPDSPIKSVKDIKGQQVVFQKASASHFFILRALEEVGLKPDDIKVLSIPNVEASSAFLEGKIPVWVTGDPHLARAEKLGKVRILRTAEGLDSPGGYYIGGKQFAIDNPGLLRIVIEEIDKIDRWAEANPQEAIKLIAPFQKLPPDVMELVVSRRSYGLRAISPDLIEEQQRVADYFHKNGVIPKAVNIKEATLTSEQYAAITPPSISQK; the protein is encoded by the coding sequence ATGAGTGCTACATTTAAACCAAAAATTATTCGCCGTCTGACATTATTTTTTCTTTCAGCTTTGTTCTCTGTAGCAGCTTCCTTGATGTTGGTTAGTTGTAATGAGCAAAGTCAAAACAACACATCGGAAATAAATCCATCTGAAATCAAAACTCAAGTACTCCGTATGGGGTATCAACAAGCAGGTGATTTAGTCAGAATTACCAAAGTTCTCGAAAAACGCTTGGAGCCATTGGGAATTAAAGTGGAATGGGCACAATTTGCCCAAGGACCACAACTAATGGAAGCGATGAATGTAGGTAAAATTGACTTGGGTTCTGTGGGAGAAACACCCCCTATATTTGCTCAAGCTGCTGGTGCTAAAATTGTCTATGTTGCTGGCAGAAGACGCACCGAAGGTAGTGGAAAAGGTAGCGCGATCGCAGTTCCACCAGATTCTCCAATTAAGAGTGTCAAAGATATTAAAGGACAACAAGTAGTTTTCCAAAAAGCCTCTGCATCTCACTTTTTTATTCTCAGAGCTTTGGAAGAAGTCGGTTTAAAACCTGATGATATTAAGGTTCTCAGCATCCCCAATGTAGAAGCTAGTAGCGCATTTTTAGAAGGGAAAATACCCGTTTGGGTGACAGGCGATCCTCATTTAGCCAGAGCGGAAAAATTGGGGAAGGTAAGAATTCTTAGAACTGCTGAGGGATTAGATTCACCCGGAGGTTACTATATCGGTGGAAAACAGTTTGCGATCGATAATCCAGGACTACTAAGAATAGTCATCGAAGAAATTGATAAGATTGACCGTTGGGCTGAAGCAAATCCCCAAGAAGCAATCAAGCTGATTGCACCATTCCAAAAGCTACCTCCAGATGTCATGGAATTGGTCGTTAGTCGTCGCAGCTATGGACTCAGAGCAATTTCCCCAGATTTAATCGAGGAACAACAGCGAGTTGCTGATTACTTCCATAAAAATGGCGTGATTCCCAAAGCTGTCAACATAAAGGAAGCTACACTGACATCCGAACAATATGCAGCAATTACACCTCCTTCTATTAGTCAAAAATAG
- a CDS encoding DUF3696 domain-containing protein: MISSLTLTNFKPFKYQSLVFKPLTLLSGLNSTGKSSVLQSLLLLRQSFQKGLLKEKILFLNGDLINIGTAKDAIFEGASKKEKLGFEIIDKDGLKSIWEFKYEEDRDANFLSDEIDANFLNIVSEPGDNKVYESSLFTKNFHYIEAERIGPRVFNRMSYDTVKLSGNFGHKCEYTLHFLAINENEAIPNAKLSHPNVKVSKNQYDSPEIPSRKLIDQVEAWMGEISPGTRIQINSNPDMDVISFQGAYRDSNYYRSTNLGFGIIYTLPIIVAVLASKPDTLILVENPEAHLHPKGQVKMGELLALAASCGVQIIIETHSDHVLNGIRLAVHGGKIKPDDVQLHYFQRHEQQGETITEVVSPRIDRNGRIDKWPDGFFDEWEKSLDVLLEPAED, translated from the coding sequence ATGATTTCTTCACTCACACTCACAAATTTTAAACCTTTTAAGTATCAATCACTTGTATTCAAACCTCTTACACTTCTATCGGGTCTTAATAGTACTGGTAAGTCTTCTGTATTACAATCTTTACTATTATTACGTCAGTCTTTTCAAAAAGGTTTATTGAAAGAAAAAATATTATTTTTAAATGGTGATTTAATTAATATTGGAACAGCCAAAGATGCAATTTTTGAAGGAGCATCTAAAAAAGAAAAATTGGGCTTTGAAATTATTGATAAGGATGGGTTAAAAAGCATCTGGGAGTTTAAATACGAAGAGGATAGAGATGCTAACTTTTTAAGTGATGAAATAGACGCTAATTTTTTAAATATTGTTTCAGAACCTGGTGATAATAAAGTTTATGAATCCAGTCTTTTTACTAAAAATTTTCACTATATTGAAGCAGAGCGTATAGGACCAAGAGTATTTAATCGGATGTCGTATGACACAGTTAAATTATCGGGAAATTTTGGGCATAAATGTGAATATACATTGCATTTTTTAGCAATTAATGAGAACGAAGCTATTCCTAATGCTAAGTTAAGTCACCCAAACGTAAAAGTTTCTAAAAATCAATACGACTCTCCAGAGATACCATCACGAAAATTGATAGATCAAGTAGAAGCCTGGATGGGAGAAATAAGCCCAGGTACACGTATACAAATAAATTCAAATCCAGATATGGATGTTATCAGTTTTCAAGGTGCATATAGAGATAGCAATTATTATCGATCAACTAATCTTGGATTTGGTATTATCTACACATTACCAATTATTGTTGCAGTACTCGCATCAAAACCTGATACACTAATTTTAGTTGAAAATCCGGAGGCACATCTTCATCCAAAAGGACAAGTAAAGATGGGTGAATTATTAGCGCTAGCAGCAAGTTGTGGGGTTCAAATTATAATTGAAACTCATAGTGACCATGTTTTAAATGGTATTCGTCTAGCTGTTCACGGTGGGAAAATTAAGCCAGATGATGTTCAATTACATTATTTTCAACGTCACGAACAGCAGGGGGAAACTATTACAGAAGTTGTATCACCACGCATTGATCGGAATGGCAGAATTGATAAATGGCCCGATGGTTTTTTTGATGAATGGGAAAAAAGTCTAGATGTGTTGCTTGAGCCTGCGGAGGACTAG
- a CDS encoding DUF262 domain-containing protein yields the protein MTTFSDNSSESKGEEVLEEEIEDENNQEEKVTFQYDPEKINISTREPTIELLLKRINEEALDLAPDFQRHANVWKEDAQSRLIESVIIRIPIPALYIDATNEDKWLVVDGLQRLFALKRFIIDKELKLSGLEYLTGLEGKTYDQIERRYQRRLEETQLTVYLIDKGTPPEVKYNIFKRINTGGLALSPQELRHALNPGKGTKFLTKLAACPEFQQVVQLGNNRKMRMDDREFILGFLAFSLTPYQEYADSRDTFLTKALSKLNTLSETELNNIENSFKKTMIAAWDIFEKNAFRKISNTQKKKFPVNKALFESWSVNLSKLSHEQIQVLIKNKQKLIHIFKTYIDTDKDFLESISQATDKIQDRFITIETIIKKTLV from the coding sequence GTGACGACATTTAGTGATAATTCTTCAGAATCTAAAGGAGAAGAAGTATTAGAAGAAGAAATTGAAGACGAAAATAATCAAGAAGAAAAAGTCACCTTTCAATATGACCCAGAAAAAATTAACATTTCCACAAGAGAACCAACAATAGAGTTATTGCTTAAAAGAATTAATGAAGAAGCTCTTGATTTGGCACCAGATTTCCAACGTCATGCCAATGTATGGAAGGAAGATGCTCAAAGTAGACTAATAGAATCTGTAATTATTAGAATTCCCATACCAGCATTGTATATAGATGCTACTAATGAAGATAAATGGTTAGTTGTAGATGGACTACAACGTTTATTTGCGCTAAAGCGTTTCATAATTGACAAAGAACTGAAATTATCCGGATTAGAGTATCTTACCGGTCTAGAAGGTAAAACCTATGACCAAATCGAGCGTAGATACCAACGTCGTCTTGAAGAGACTCAATTAACTGTATATTTAATTGATAAAGGGACACCACCTGAAGTAAAGTATAATATTTTTAAACGTATTAATACAGGGGGATTAGCTTTATCGCCTCAAGAACTACGCCATGCTCTTAATCCTGGTAAAGGAACGAAGTTCTTAACAAAACTAGCTGCATGTCCAGAATTTCAACAAGTTGTTCAACTTGGGAATAATCGTAAGATGCGTATGGATGACCGCGAATTTATTCTGGGTTTTTTAGCTTTTAGTTTAACACCTTACCAAGAATATGCAGATAGCAGAGATACTTTTTTAACTAAAGCACTATCTAAGCTGAATACACTCTCGGAAACAGAGTTAAATAATATTGAAAATTCTTTTAAAAAAACTATGATAGCTGCTTGGGATATCTTTGAAAAAAATGCCTTTCGTAAAATATCTAACACTCAGAAAAAAAAATTTCCAGTGAATAAAGCTTTATTTGAGTCTTGGTCAGTAAATTTAAGTAAACTGAGCCATGAGCAGATACAAGTGTTGATAAAAAATAAGCAGAAATTAATACACATATTTAAGACATATATAGACACTGATAAAGATTTTTTAGAATCTATATCTCAAGCTACGGATAAAATCCAAGATAGATTTATTACTATAGAAACAATCATTAAAAAAACACTTGTATGA